The sequence TCAAACGCGCACCGACCAACATAACGGCATCAGCTTCAGCCAATACAAAAGAGCGCGCGGCAGAAGCAGATTGTGGATGGTTATCAGGCAATAAACCTTTGGCCATCGACATTGGCAAGTAAGGAATGCCAGACTTCTCGATCAAATCACGAATCTCTTTATCCGCCTGTGCATAAGCTGCGCCTTTACCCAAGAGGATCAATGGACGCTTAGCGCCTTTGAGAACATCTAAGGCACGAGCCACAGCATCAGCAGCTGGGATTTGACGTGGAACAGGATCGATTACCTTGAAAATAGATTTCTTGGCTTCTTCCACTGGCATGGTTTGACTGAGCAACTGTGCTGGCAAGTCCAAGTACACGCCACCTGGACGACCAGAAACGGCTGCACGAATAGCGCGCGCAAAACCGATGCCAATATCTTCAATGTGATTAATACGATATGCCGCTTTGCAGTAAGGCTTCGCCGCATTGAGCTGATCCATCTCTTCGTAATCACCCTGCTGCAAGTCAACGATCTCACGCTCGCTAGAACCAGAAATCAAAATCATTGGGAAACAGTTCACTGTGGCATTAGCCAAGGCTGTCAAACCGTTCAAGAAGCCAGGTGCAGAAACTGTCATGCAGATACCAGGCTTTTGTGTCATGTAACCCGCAATTGCCGCAGCATTACCGGCATGCTGCTCATGACGGAAACCAATAAAACGTATCCCTTCAGCTTGCGCTAAACGGCATAAGTCTGTAATTGGAATACCAACAAGACCGAAAATTGTATTGAGATCATTCGCCTTCAAGGCGTCAATGACGAGATGAAAGCCATCAGTTAATTGTGTGTTTTGGTTATCTGTTGTCATAGTATTTTTGTCAATTGCAAATTTGGCTCTTCATGAGCTCTTAGCAATTTAGCTTACGCTAGTGTCTCCAATCAAGTTATTAATTGCACAACGGGTATTGTTCCCGCCTAGGCAGTAACGAATATTAGGCTCGGGGGTGTGGATCATCATTGACTTCGGTCAATTTCCCCCTAAATCTTGGGGGTGCAAGCTCAGATAAAAAGCTCTTTATGCTTTGTTTTGAGGCGACTCAGGGTCTCAGGGGAGAGGTTCAGATAGGCCGCCAGCTCCTTTTTGGGGAGCAACTCAAACAAGTCCTCGTATTTACGTAAGAAGCGCTCTACTCGGCCCGGGGCATCGAGCATATGCAGGGTAATGGTATGAGCCATGATCTCACTCATTAAGCGCATGACCTCGAACTCAAAGCTTTCCTTGAGGGGTTTATGTTGCTCTAAAAACTCAGCCCATTTTTTGAGGGGCATCCGAGCTACACGGGCTTTGGTGACACTCGCAATGCTATAAGGTGCGGCCGTTTTAAGGCGCCAGGCAGCATAGCTGGTCTCAATATCCTTTTCGATGGCAAAACGCAGAATCATTTCTTTTGCATCAGAGCTAGAAACAATCCGCTTCAGA comes from Polynucleobacter sp. MWH-Svant-W18 and encodes:
- a CDS encoding Crp/Fnr family transcriptional regulator, which produces MTALDKHPEKNLIRLQLSQNSVLSSLSPEEMAELESHLEISDLKKSEILLHQGDHQMEQYFVLDGILKRIVSSSDAKEMILRFAIEKDIETSYAAWRLKTAAPYSIASVTKARVARMPLKKWAEFLEQHKPLKESFEFEVMRLMSEIMAHTITLHMLDAPGRVERFLRKYEDLFELLPKKELAAYLNLSPETLSRLKTKHKELFI